A section of the Oncorhynchus tshawytscha isolate Ot180627B linkage group LG09, Otsh_v2.0, whole genome shotgun sequence genome encodes:
- the nme3 gene encoding nucleoside diphosphate kinase 3 isoform X3, with amino-acid sequence MIFLLTILASVFQTGWTGVNEHSFIAVKPDGVHRRLVGEIIRGFEKKGFRLVGMKLVQASEDLLREHYRDLRDKPFFNGLVRNMSSGPIVAMVWQGLDVVKMSRKMLGETNPADSLPGTIRGDYCLEVGRNVIHGSDSVESAQREISLWFRQNELQCWEDSSGHWIYE; translated from the exons ATGATTTTCCTATTGACTATATTGGCAAGTGTTTTCCAAACAG GTTGGACGGGTGTCAATGAGCACAGCTTCATAGCTGTGAAACCGGATGGTGTGCACCGGAGGCTAGTGGGAGAGATCATCCGGGGCTTTGAGAAAAAGGGCTTCAGATTGGTGGGAATGAAACTAGTCCAg GCGTCCGAGGATCTCCTGAGAGAGCACTACAGGGACCTGAGAGACAAACCCTTCTTCAATGGATTGGTGCGCAACATGAGCTCTGGACCCATCGTTGCCATG GTGTGGCAAGGTCTGGATGTGGTGAAGATGTCTCGCAAGATGCTGGGGGAGACCAACCCGGCAGACTCCCTACCAGGAACCATCAGAGGAGACTACTGTTTGGAAGTGGGCAG GAATGTGATCCATGGCAGTGACTCTGTGGAGAGCGCTCAGAGAGAGATCTCTCTGTGGTTCAGGCAGAATGAGCTACAGTGCTGGGAGGACAGCAGCGGACACTGGATCtatgagtga
- the nme3 gene encoding nucleoside diphosphate kinase 3 isoform X2, with product MIFLLTILASVFQTGWTGVNEHSFIAVKPDGVHRRLVGEIIRGFEKKGFRLVGMKLVQASEDLLREHYRDLRDKPFFNGLVRNMSSGPIVAMVWQGLDVVKMSRKMLGETNPADSLPGTIRGDYCLEVGRNVIHGSDSVESAQREISLWFRQNELQCWEDSSGHWIYE from the exons ATGATTTTCCTCTTGACTATATTGGCAAGTGTTTTCCAAACAG GTTGGACGGGTGTCAATGAGCACAGCTTCATAGCTGTGAAACCGGATGGTGTGCACCGGAGGCTAGTGGGAGAGATCATCCGGGGCTTTGAGAAAAAGGGCTTCAGATTGGTGGGAATGAAACTAGTCCAg GCGTCCGAGGATCTCCTGAGAGAGCACTACAGGGACCTGAGAGACAAACCCTTCTTCAATGGATTGGTGCGCAACATGAGCTCTGGACCCATCGTTGCCATG GTGTGGCAAGGTCTGGATGTGGTGAAGATGTCTCGCAAGATGCTGGGGGAGACCAACCCGGCAGACTCCCTACCAGGAACCATCAGAGGAGACTACTGTTTGGAAGTGGGCAG GAATGTGATCCATGGCAGTGACTCTGTGGAGAGCGCTCAGAGAGAGATCTCTCTGTGGTTCAGGCAGAATGAGCTACAGTGCTGGGAGGACAGCAGCGGACACTGGATCtatgagtga
- the nme3 gene encoding nucleoside diphosphate kinase 3 isoform X1, translating into MGRRKRSLPVQQEKNEDLEAKHARIEESDGWTGVNEHSFIAVKPDGVHRRLVGEIIRGFEKKGFRLVGMKLVQASEDLLREHYRDLRDKPFFNGLVRNMSSGPIVAMVWQGLDVVKMSRKMLGETNPADSLPGTIRGDYCLEVGRNVIHGSDSVESAQREISLWFRQNELQCWEDSSGHWIYE; encoded by the exons ATGGGACGAAGAAAACGGTCATTGCCTGTTCAGCAGGAAAAAAATGAGGATTTGGAGGCAAAACATGCACGAATTGAGGAATCTGATG GTTGGACGGGTGTCAATGAGCACAGCTTCATAGCTGTGAAACCGGATGGTGTGCACCGGAGGCTAGTGGGAGAGATCATCCGGGGCTTTGAGAAAAAGGGCTTCAGATTGGTGGGAATGAAACTAGTCCAg GCGTCCGAGGATCTCCTGAGAGAGCACTACAGGGACCTGAGAGACAAACCCTTCTTCAATGGATTGGTGCGCAACATGAGCTCTGGACCCATCGTTGCCATG GTGTGGCAAGGTCTGGATGTGGTGAAGATGTCTCGCAAGATGCTGGGGGAGACCAACCCGGCAGACTCCCTACCAGGAACCATCAGAGGAGACTACTGTTTGGAAGTGGGCAG GAATGTGATCCATGGCAGTGACTCTGTGGAGAGCGCTCAGAGAGAGATCTCTCTGTGGTTCAGGCAGAATGAGCTACAGTGCTGGGAGGACAGCAGCGGACACTGGATCtatgagtga
- the mrps34 gene encoding 28S ribosomal protein S34, mitochondrial, with protein MVKKKRIRLIAEMARKIRVYRELKNRPRESEKYALDYDTMTRPHTKKTLPVLAWQDVRRESRLFSLLSGLRMFGVGHLFTRKSWLTEHPEAPSYWQVTKVKVDYTAENMDHGRAWGVLTYKGKQESEAKEMDKVMYHDWRLVPKHEEEQFKLYNPVPEPPIRYVSYPPLLRAMLLAQRQKDELGSAAEEPTLPLKRDVLLSKEYFRSQEKKRERQEGTAV; from the exons ATGGTGAAGAAGAAGCGCATCCGCCTTATCGCTGAGATGGCCCGGAAGATCCGTGTGTACCGGGAGCTTAAGAATCGGCCACGGGAGTCTGAGAAGTATGCACTGGACTACGACACCATGACGCGACCGCACACCAAGAAGACCCTGCCCGTGCTTGCCTGGCAG GACGTGAGGAGAGAGAGCCGTCTCTTCTCACTGCTGTCTGGCCTCAGGATGTTCGGGGTGGGCCACCTGTTCACACGCAAGTCCTGGCTGACAGAGCACCCTGAAGCACCTAGCTACTGGCAGGTCACCAAGGTCAAGGTGGACTACACTGCAGAa AACATGGACCACGGCAGAGCATGGGGAGTCCTGACCTATAAAG GCAAGCAGGAGAGTGAAGCGAAGGAGATGGACAAGGTGATGTACCATGACTGGCGTCTGGTGCCCAAACATGAGGAGGAGCAGTTCAAACTCTACAACCCTGTTCCCGAGCCCCCCATACGCTATGTGTCGTACCCACCCCTGCTCCGTGCCATGCTCCTCGCCCAGCGGCAGAAAGATGAGCTAGGGTCGGCAGCTGAGGAGCCAACCTTACCCCTAAAGAGGGATGTCCTACTCAGCAAAGAGTACTTCAGAAGtcaggagaaaaagagggagaggcaggaggggaCAGCAGTGTGA